In Mastacembelus armatus chromosome 5, fMasArm1.2, whole genome shotgun sequence, a single genomic region encodes these proteins:
- the card19 gene encoding caspase recruitment domain-containing protein 19, translating into MEDSFQKQLTEDSAFLRADRRLDTELVDKVILQLNRIYPQILTDKEATKFRNLDVPTSVRLGELITHLQRKGEEACREFYRALHLHVEEVYYSLPTRLRLRDSLDPLTYAPINKQRYVMNDRSPLFFLGCFGIAVGMALLYYYSEAKVTGGSQALGMAALGLKKKAEEVLIWYTEESFMK; encoded by the exons ATGGAAG ACAGTTTTCAGAAACAGCTGACTGAGGACAGCGCCTTCCTTAGAGCTGACCGCAGGCTGGACACGGAGCTGGTGGACAAAGTCATCCTGCAGCTCAACAGGATCTACCCGCAGATACTCACAGACAAGGAGGCCACCAAA TTCAGAAACTTGGATGTGCCCACTAGTGTTCGACTTGGTGAGCTCATAACACACCTGCAGCGAAAAGGCGAGGAAGCATGCAGGGAGTTTTACAGGGCTCTCCACTTGCATGTAGAGGAGGTATATTACAGCTTGCCTACTCGGCTGCGCCTCAGAG ATTCCTTGGATCCACTGACATATGCACCTATCAACAAGCAGAGATACGTTATGAATGACAGAA GCCCCCTCTTCTTTCTGGGCTGTTTTGGTATTGCTGTGGGAATGGCTTTACTCTATTACTACAGTG AAGCAAAAGTGACGGGAGGCAGTCAGGCCCTAGGGATGGCTGCTCTgggtctgaaaaaaaaagctgaggaGGTTCTTATATGGTACACTGAAGAAAGCTTCATGAAGTAG
- the LOC113131035 gene encoding ninjurin-1-like produces MATENFEMNGDADRNGDTEAPLRHPVREHVGPLNMNNYANKKSAAESMLDVALLMANASQLKAVLAEGPDFTYYVPIITLISISIILQILVGIMLIFIVKWNLNDERMHYRLNVMENIATAFVFVIVVVNIFITAFGVQRPNPVS; encoded by the exons ATGGCCACAGAAAACTTTGAAATGAACGGCGATGCTGACCGAAACGGCGACACCGAG gctcCACTGCGACACCCTGTGAGGGAGCATGTGGGACCCCTGAACATGAACAATTATGCCAATAAGAAGAGTGCAGCAGAAAGCATGCTGGATGTGGCTCTACTGATGGCTAATGCCTCCCAGCTGAAGGCTGTGCTAGCAGAAGGACCTGACTTCACCTACTATGTGCCCATCATCACACTGATTAGCATTTCTATCATCCTACAAATCTTGGTGGGAATAATGCTCATTTTCATAG TTAAGTGGAATCTAAACGACGAACGCATGCACTACAGGCTAAACGTCATGGAGAACATCGCtacagcatttgtttttgtcatagTCGTAGTCAACATCTTCATCACAGCCTTCGGTGTCCAGCGGCCTAACCCAGTTTCATAA